One Sanguibacter sp. HDW7 DNA window includes the following coding sequences:
- a CDS encoding endonuclease/exonuclease/phosphatase family protein, which produces MRRSSWVWLAVVVVLSLPVLWGLTPWDRGPGVVQALALRVPTLLVLAAVVVVSLVVRRWWAAGILVVVLGVGASPLATAGAAGALAADPDGPTLGIVSVNARYGLADAEQIVALVREREADVLVVVELTPELVERLGDAGLPDVLPHREVLPARGPEGSGLWSATPLRDGGEIPGSTMRMPFATLDVGRCAVRVLAAHPMAPVPGSEGTWRAELAALGTFLRSDDGVVDVAAGDLNAGLTLPAFRAMLGDDLTTARSAAGLAWAPTWPTDVPRPWVDLDHVVVPVGTGATAAGTHAIDGTDHLAVSARIVPVC; this is translated from the coding sequence ATGCGTCGATCATCCTGGGTGTGGCTCGCGGTCGTCGTCGTGCTCTCGCTGCCCGTGCTGTGGGGGCTCACGCCGTGGGACCGCGGCCCGGGCGTCGTGCAGGCGCTCGCGCTGCGCGTACCGACGCTCCTCGTGCTCGCGGCCGTCGTCGTGGTCTCGCTCGTCGTGCGCCGGTGGTGGGCGGCGGGGATCCTCGTCGTCGTCCTCGGCGTGGGGGCGTCCCCGCTCGCGACGGCGGGCGCCGCGGGCGCGCTCGCCGCGGACCCGGACGGTCCGACGCTCGGCATCGTGTCGGTCAACGCCAGGTACGGGCTCGCGGATGCGGAGCAGATCGTCGCGCTCGTCCGGGAGCGTGAGGCCGACGTGCTCGTCGTCGTCGAGCTCACGCCCGAGCTCGTCGAGCGCCTCGGGGATGCGGGCCTCCCAGACGTCCTCCCCCACCGCGAGGTGCTGCCGGCGCGCGGCCCCGAGGGCTCCGGGCTGTGGTCGGCCACGCCGCTGCGCGACGGCGGCGAGATCCCGGGCTCGACGATGCGCATGCCGTTCGCGACGCTCGACGTCGGCCGGTGCGCGGTGCGTGTGCTCGCGGCGCACCCGATGGCGCCGGTCCCGGGGTCGGAGGGCACGTGGCGCGCCGAGCTGGCGGCGCTCGGGACGTTTCTGCGGTCCGACGACGGTGTCGTCGACGTCGCCGCCGGCGACCTCAACGCCGGGCTGACGCTGCCCGCCTTCCGCGCGATGCTCGGCGACGACCTCACGACGGCCCGCTCGGCTGCGGGCCTCGCGTGGGCGCCGACGTGGCCGACGGACGTGCCGCGGCCGTGGGTCGACCTCGACCACGTCGTCGTCCCCGTCGGCACGGGCGCAACGGCCGCGGGCACGCACGCGATCGACGGCACGGACCACCTCGCGGTCTCGGCGCGCATCGTGCCGGTCTGCTGA
- the purL gene encoding phosphoribosylformylglycinamidine synthase subunit PurL gives MTAPKPTLDTVEHAAATPDEEQPFASLGLKPDEYQRIKDILGRRPTAAELAMYSVMWSEHCSYKSSKVHLSKFGAKTSDEMKKHLLVGIGENAGVVDIGDGWAVTFKVESHNHPSFVEPYQGAATGVGGIVRDIISMGARPVAVMDQLRFGDVEHPDTARVVHGVVSGVGGYGNSLGLPNIGGELVFDASYQGNPLVNALCLGVLRHEDIHLANASGVGNKVVLFGARTGGDGIGGASILASETFEDGVPAKRPSVQVGDPFMEKVLIECCLELYAAEVVEGIQDLGAAGISCATSELASNGDGGMHVWLDDVLLRDPTLNAGEILMSESQERMMAVVTPAKLDEFLAITKKWDVETAVIGEVNDSGRLTIDHHGQRIVDVDPRTVAHEGPVYDRPYARPAWQDGLSADTTVAAGLARPATGDELRAAALAVLGSPNHSSKAWVTNQYDRFVQGNTALAQPDDSGVVRVDESTGLGVALATDANGRYAKLDPRAGAQLALAEAYRNVATTGARPLAITDCLNFGSPEDPDSMWQLVEAIEGLADGCFELGTPVTGGNVSLYNGTGEPGQIDSSIHPTPVVGVLGVIDDVTRATASGWRTEGETIFLLGTTRAELDGSAWADVIHRHLGGVPPRLDLAAEKALADVLVNASRDELADAAHDLSEGGLVQALLESSLRYGVGARVSIAGLVERDGVTEFEALFSESVARALVSVPRGEEQRLVDACVARGVPLLKLGETGALVDDEPALVVDGLFEVPLAEAREIFEGTLPRIFG, from the coding sequence ATGACTGCGCCCAAGCCCACCCTGGACACCGTCGAGCACGCGGCGGCCACTCCCGACGAGGAGCAGCCCTTCGCGTCGCTCGGGCTCAAGCCCGACGAGTACCAGCGGATCAAGGACATCCTGGGCCGCCGCCCCACGGCCGCCGAGCTCGCGATGTACTCCGTCATGTGGTCCGAGCACTGCTCGTACAAGTCGTCGAAGGTGCACCTGTCGAAGTTCGGCGCGAAGACGTCCGACGAGATGAAGAAGCACCTCCTCGTCGGCATCGGCGAGAACGCGGGCGTCGTCGACATCGGCGACGGCTGGGCCGTGACCTTCAAGGTCGAGTCGCACAACCACCCGTCGTTCGTCGAGCCCTACCAGGGCGCCGCGACGGGCGTCGGCGGCATCGTCCGCGACATCATCTCCATGGGCGCGCGCCCCGTCGCCGTCATGGACCAGCTGCGCTTCGGCGACGTCGAGCACCCCGACACGGCGCGCGTCGTCCACGGCGTGGTCTCCGGCGTCGGCGGCTACGGCAACTCCCTCGGCCTGCCGAACATCGGCGGCGAGCTCGTCTTCGACGCGTCCTACCAGGGCAACCCCCTCGTCAACGCGCTGTGCCTCGGCGTCCTGCGCCACGAGGACATCCACCTCGCCAACGCCTCGGGCGTCGGCAACAAGGTCGTGCTCTTCGGCGCCCGCACGGGCGGCGACGGCATCGGCGGTGCCTCGATCCTCGCGTCCGAGACCTTCGAGGACGGCGTCCCCGCCAAGCGCCCGTCGGTGCAGGTGGGCGACCCCTTCATGGAGAAGGTGCTCATCGAGTGCTGTCTCGAGCTCTACGCGGCCGAGGTCGTCGAGGGCATCCAGGACCTCGGCGCGGCCGGCATCTCCTGCGCGACGAGCGAGCTCGCGTCCAACGGTGACGGCGGCATGCACGTGTGGCTCGACGACGTCCTGCTGCGCGACCCCACGCTCAACGCCGGCGAGATCCTCATGTCGGAGTCGCAGGAGCGCATGATGGCCGTCGTCACGCCGGCCAAGCTCGACGAGTTCCTCGCGATCACGAAGAAGTGGGACGTCGAGACCGCCGTCATCGGTGAGGTCAACGACTCGGGCCGCCTGACGATCGACCACCACGGTCAGCGCATCGTCGACGTCGACCCCCGCACCGTCGCGCACGAGGGCCCCGTCTACGACCGTCCCTACGCGCGTCCCGCGTGGCAGGACGGCCTCAGCGCGGACACGACCGTCGCCGCGGGCCTCGCCCGCCCGGCCACGGGAGACGAGCTGCGCGCCGCCGCGCTCGCAGTGCTCGGCTCGCCCAACCACTCCTCCAAGGCGTGGGTGACCAACCAGTACGACCGCTTCGTCCAGGGCAACACGGCGCTCGCGCAGCCCGACGACTCGGGCGTCGTCCGCGTCGACGAGTCCACGGGCCTCGGCGTCGCCCTCGCGACCGACGCGAACGGCCGCTACGCGAAGCTCGACCCGCGCGCGGGCGCGCAGCTCGCGCTCGCCGAGGCGTACCGCAACGTCGCGACGACGGGCGCCCGCCCGCTCGCGATCACCGACTGCCTGAACTTCGGCTCGCCCGAGGACCCGGACTCCATGTGGCAGCTCGTCGAGGCCATCGAGGGCCTCGCGGACGGCTGCTTTGAGCTCGGCACGCCCGTGACGGGCGGCAATGTGTCGCTCTACAACGGCACGGGCGAGCCCGGCCAGATCGACTCCTCGATCCACCCGACGCCCGTCGTCGGCGTCCTCGGGGTCATCGACGACGTCACGCGCGCGACCGCGTCCGGCTGGCGCACCGAGGGCGAGACGATCTTCCTCCTCGGCACGACGCGCGCCGAGCTCGACGGCTCCGCGTGGGCCGACGTGATCCACCGCCACCTCGGCGGCGTGCCCCCGCGCCTCGACCTCGCCGCGGAGAAGGCGCTTGCCGACGTCCTCGTCAACGCCTCACGCGACGAGCTCGCGGACGCCGCGCACGACCTCTCCGAGGGCGGCCTCGTCCAGGCGCTCCTCGAGTCCTCGCTGCGCTACGGCGTCGGGGCTCGCGTCTCGATCGCGGGCCTCGTCGAGCGCGACGGCGTCACCGAGTTCGAGGCGCTCTTCTCCGAGTCCGTCGCCCGCGCGCTCGTCTCCGTGCCGCGCGGCGAGGAGCAGCGTCTCGTCGACGCGTGCGTCGCCCGCGGCGTGCCGCTGCTCAAGCTCGGCGAGACCGGTGCGCTCGTCGACGACGAGCCCGCGCTCGTCGTCGACGGCCTCTTCGAGGTGCCGCTCGCCGAGGCCCGCGAGATCTTCGAGGGCACGCTGCCGCGCATCTTCGGCTGA
- a CDS encoding superinfection immunity protein encodes MTDNPFGSPTTPSSSSPYPELRYDGEGRPVGGNPYAMPSGGHSGYGVPAPAGGEPGADPFAPGQYVPGQYSQGPYGQGSYAPGTTDPYASPAANPGAQGYATPGYSPDYSQGYGSQGYQPAYAAQAYQQRPDQTMLIVSWIVAILTSLYMLPWAIAVTRRRPDTTAIALVTLFTGWTFVGWVVGLVWSLKGVSQPQLPPPGWYPSPTGVGQQYWDGYAWTGHTQP; translated from the coding sequence ATGACCGACAACCCGTTCGGGAGCCCGACGACCCCGTCGTCGTCGAGCCCCTACCCCGAGCTCCGCTACGACGGCGAGGGCCGCCCCGTGGGCGGGAACCCGTACGCGATGCCGTCCGGCGGCCACTCTGGCTACGGCGTTCCCGCGCCTGCGGGCGGGGAGCCCGGCGCGGACCCGTTCGCGCCCGGGCAGTACGTTCCTGGCCAGTACAGCCAGGGTCCATACGGCCAGGGTTCGTACGCGCCGGGGACGACGGATCCGTACGCCTCTCCCGCCGCGAACCCGGGCGCGCAGGGATACGCGACGCCGGGCTACTCGCCGGACTACTCGCAGGGATACGGCTCCCAGGGCTACCAGCCGGCCTATGCCGCGCAGGCGTACCAACAGCGGCCCGACCAGACGATGCTCATCGTCTCCTGGATCGTCGCGATCCTCACGAGCCTCTACATGCTGCCGTGGGCCATCGCGGTGACGCGCCGCCGGCCAGACACGACCGCGATCGCCCTCGTCACCCTCTTCACCGGGTGGACCTTCGTCGGCTGGGTCGTGGGTCTCGTCTGGTCCCTCAAGGGTGTCTCGCAGCCGCAGCTGCCCCCGCCCGGCTGGTACCCGAGCCCGACGGGCGTCGGCCAGCAGTACTGGGACGGCTACGCCTGGACGGGCCACACCCAGCCCTGA
- a CDS encoding SDR family oxidoreductase, whose translation MGRTIIVGTGLLARAVAHSLAQHGHHAVTVGRRDGVDIRGRIDLTPFTDGEPVDAVIEATGTDATRSAEAVRFFEASARHVAAAAQEVGAGMHLLVSIVGCERATGFAHYAGKAAQERAVRAAATEATPAIVVRSTQWFAFPRQLVDRLARGPVMLVPRMLVRPVALDSVAEAVAEIVVGKRERESACLCGPEDMTLTQMVAALESRPAVRIPMPLPGAARAARTGVLLPTGGVEVVGPRYADWLRTYPDGRRHDLVG comes from the coding sequence GTGGGACGCACGATCATCGTCGGGACAGGGCTCCTCGCACGGGCCGTCGCCCACTCCCTCGCCCAGCACGGGCACCACGCCGTGACCGTGGGCAGGCGCGACGGCGTCGACATCCGCGGACGCATCGACCTCACGCCCTTCACGGACGGCGAGCCCGTCGACGCCGTCATCGAGGCCACGGGGACCGACGCCACGCGGTCGGCGGAGGCCGTGCGCTTCTTCGAGGCCTCGGCCCGGCACGTCGCAGCGGCTGCCCAGGAGGTCGGCGCCGGCATGCACCTCCTCGTGTCGATCGTCGGCTGCGAGCGTGCGACCGGTTTCGCGCACTACGCGGGCAAGGCCGCGCAGGAGCGCGCCGTGCGCGCCGCAGCGACCGAGGCGACCCCCGCGATCGTCGTCCGCTCGACCCAGTGGTTCGCGTTCCCCCGCCAGCTCGTCGACCGGCTCGCGCGCGGACCCGTCATGCTCGTCCCGCGCATGCTCGTCCGACCCGTCGCGCTCGACTCCGTCGCCGAGGCCGTCGCCGAGATCGTCGTCGGCAAGCGCGAGCGCGAGAGCGCCTGCCTGTGCGGACCCGAGGACATGACGCTCACGCAGATGGTCGCCGCCCTCGAGAGCCGCCCCGCCGTCCGCATCCCCATGCCGCTACCGGGTGCCGCGCGCGCCGCCCGTACCGGCGTGCTCCTGCCGACGGGCGGCGTCGAGGTCGTCGGCCCCCGCTACGCCGACTGGCTGCGCACGTACCCCGACGGACGCCGGCACGACCTCGTCGGCTGA
- a CDS encoding DUF2599 domain-containing protein, with product MTRAPRDDARRGARRHVPAVALLCAAVLAACGSDPGAPAVPLPTTPASTPPRTPTTTPPSSPSSEPVSAQVTDALGRTTTATLTGTGTGAAPKAALADGVVVVTATLDDGDALAVRVEGARWKSFPDGSATLTDGGAAPRVGGTDPSAQDDAGTRRVTARAEDDGRTLVVTVEPRSGAAASTAPPRPTTLTLSIAPRAVVSATWADDVEGGRSLQVDPTAFGRSGSTAALEAVRAELAAVGPEARTTVVDHQLRCHALGAPDKDTWNLEPWRPEVDYLAYLLARCNPT from the coding sequence ATGACCCGTGCCCCGCGCGACGACGCCCGACGTGGCGCGCGACGTCACGTCCCGGCCGTCGCGCTGCTGTGCGCGGCGGTGCTCGCCGCGTGCGGCTCCGACCCGGGGGCACCGGCGGTTCCCCTGCCGACGACGCCCGCGAGCACGCCTCCACGTACGCCGACGACGACACCTCCCTCGTCCCCGTCCAGCGAGCCCGTCTCCGCGCAGGTGACCGATGCTCTCGGCCGGACGACGACGGCGACGCTCACCGGCACCGGCACCGGCGCCGCGCCGAAGGCAGCACTCGCGGACGGCGTCGTCGTCGTGACGGCCACGCTCGACGACGGCGACGCGCTCGCCGTACGCGTCGAGGGTGCCCGCTGGAAGTCGTTCCCGGACGGCTCGGCGACGCTCACGGACGGCGGCGCCGCGCCGCGGGTCGGCGGCACGGACCCGTCGGCCCAGGACGACGCAGGCACCCGCCGCGTAACGGCACGCGCGGAGGACGACGGGCGCACGCTCGTCGTCACCGTCGAGCCCCGATCGGGAGCCGCGGCCTCGACCGCGCCCCCGCGGCCGACGACGCTCACGCTGTCGATCGCCCCGCGCGCCGTCGTGAGCGCGACGTGGGCCGACGACGTCGAGGGCGGACGCTCCCTCCAGGTCGACCCGACGGCCTTCGGCCGCTCGGGCTCGACGGCCGCGCTCGAGGCTGTCCGCGCGGAGCTCGCGGCGGTCGGGCCCGAGGCCCGCACGACGGTCGTGGACCACCAGCTCCGTTGCCACGCGCTCGGCGCCCCGGACAAGGACACGTGGAACCTCGAGCCGTGGCGTCCCGAGGTCGACTATCTCGCGTACCTCCTGGCGCGCTGCAACCCCACCTGA
- a CDS encoding GH1 family beta-glucosidase: MTRPVPRFPADFVWGVSTASYQIEGAIHEGGRGPTSWDAFTARPGAIVDGSSGEVACDHYHRYPEDVALMRELGVDAYRFSIAWSRIQPDGRGPANAEGLAFYDRLVDALLEAGIAPTPTLFHWDTPLALEDAGGWRERDTAERLGEYAAIVAEHLGDRVKRWITINEPVVLTMLGYGAGIQAPGLTLGLEALPVAHHLLLGHGRAVEALRAAGAVDVGIACNHAPTWPASDAPEDLAAAGFYDILANTLFSDPLLLGEYPEPVVPMLPPGALDDLPVISAPLDFYGINYYNPTLVSAPDPDAAGLVDGHELDADLPFALQELEGYPRTDFDWPVVPEGLTELLVGFRERYGDRLPPVVITENGCAIIDGPGPDGAVHDQRRIDYTAAHLGAVADAIAAGVDVRGYFHWSLMDNFEWAVGYTQRFGLVHIDYETQKRTPKESFAWYRDVIAAQR, translated from the coding sequence ATGACCCGCCCCGTCCCCCGGTTCCCGGCCGACTTCGTGTGGGGCGTCTCGACCGCCTCCTACCAGATCGAGGGGGCCATCCACGAGGGTGGGCGCGGCCCCACGAGCTGGGACGCGTTCACCGCGCGCCCCGGCGCGATCGTCGACGGCTCGTCGGGCGAGGTCGCGTGCGACCACTACCACCGCTACCCCGAGGACGTCGCGCTCATGCGCGAGCTCGGCGTCGACGCGTACCGCTTCTCGATCGCCTGGTCCCGCATCCAGCCCGACGGCCGCGGCCCCGCCAACGCCGAGGGCCTCGCGTTCTACGACCGGCTCGTCGACGCGCTCCTCGAGGCCGGCATCGCCCCGACGCCAACGCTCTTCCACTGGGACACGCCTCTCGCGCTCGAGGACGCGGGCGGCTGGCGCGAGCGCGACACGGCCGAGCGGCTCGGCGAGTACGCCGCGATCGTCGCCGAGCACCTCGGCGACCGCGTCAAGCGATGGATCACCATCAACGAGCCCGTCGTCCTCACGATGCTCGGCTACGGCGCCGGCATCCAGGCGCCCGGGCTCACGCTCGGGCTCGAGGCCCTGCCCGTCGCGCACCACCTGCTGCTCGGGCACGGCCGCGCGGTCGAGGCGCTGCGCGCCGCGGGCGCCGTCGACGTCGGGATCGCGTGCAACCACGCACCGACGTGGCCCGCGTCCGACGCTCCCGAGGACCTCGCCGCCGCAGGCTTCTACGACATCCTCGCGAACACGCTGTTCTCCGACCCCCTGCTGCTGGGCGAGTACCCCGAGCCCGTCGTCCCCATGCTCCCGCCGGGGGCGCTCGACGACCTGCCGGTGATCTCCGCACCCCTCGACTTCTACGGCATCAACTACTACAACCCGACGCTCGTCTCCGCGCCCGACCCCGACGCGGCAGGCCTCGTCGACGGCCACGAGCTCGACGCCGACCTGCCCTTCGCCCTCCAGGAGCTCGAGGGCTACCCGCGCACCGACTTCGACTGGCCCGTCGTGCCCGAGGGCCTCACCGAGCTGCTCGTCGGGTTCCGCGAGCGCTACGGCGACCGCCTCCCGCCCGTCGTCATCACCGAGAACGGCTGCGCGATCATCGACGGACCCGGGCCCGACGGCGCCGTGCACGACCAGCGGCGCATCGACTACACGGCCGCGCACCTGGGCGCCGTCGCCGACGCGATCGCCGCGGGCGTCGACGTCCGCGGCTACTTCCACTGGTCGCTCATGGACAACTTCGAGTGGGCCGTCGGGTACACGCAGCGATTCGGGCTCGTCCACATCGACTACGAGACGCAGAAGCGCACGCCGAAGGAATCCTTCGCGTGGTACCGCGACGTCATCGCGGCACAGCGGTGA
- a CDS encoding heparan-alpha-glucosaminide N-acetyltransferase domain-containing protein, whose amino-acid sequence MTTTLDAAPGKPPPPAAPRAGLRARWSRIVRPPRVAGLDLARALAVVGMIAAHVGGAPPLVLDEPGSWAGVVNGRSSLLFALVAGVSIALLARGVRTAPADEVRRVRLTLVGRGAVVLLLGVLLELVGSPVAIILSFYGVVFLLVAPIVGWSTRRLLVAVGLLVAVAVPLVALGKSVGLAGGSGAQLVLLGMYPLPVWLALALAGIVVGRGDLLSVRRAVSLVGVGVVLCIVGYGGATLLTPDVADAPVVTEPDSPGSSYVEIPGEDVDLTGFRCVRIDPDAMTCWRDDDATTARSAGSSPASASSGSASASLDRYDEVATGDASFGRDGAPGWWRPPFVLDGVTGAAVVTALVSMEPHTGGLGEVVGSGGFVLAVLGLCLLLGRPRVLRLLLVPFAALGSMPLTVYSLHIVSFLVPRLVEPPSLQTWLWQVGALTAFATLWSLTLGRGPLERLTAHVAARYAVRTVPAPRRRGRGGTQRRGLPTP is encoded by the coding sequence GTGACGACCACGCTCGACGCCGCGCCCGGCAAGCCTCCGCCCCCCGCCGCACCCCGCGCGGGCCTGCGCGCCCGCTGGTCGCGCATCGTCCGCCCGCCGCGCGTCGCCGGGCTCGACCTTGCCCGCGCGCTCGCCGTCGTCGGCATGATCGCCGCGCACGTCGGCGGCGCGCCGCCGCTCGTCCTCGACGAGCCCGGCTCGTGGGCCGGCGTCGTCAACGGCCGCTCGTCGCTGCTCTTCGCGCTCGTCGCAGGCGTCTCGATCGCGCTCCTGGCGCGCGGCGTGCGGACCGCCCCCGCCGACGAGGTCCGGCGCGTCCGTCTCACGCTCGTCGGCCGCGGGGCCGTCGTCCTGCTCCTCGGCGTGCTTCTCGAGCTCGTCGGCTCGCCCGTCGCGATCATCCTCAGCTTCTACGGCGTCGTCTTCCTCCTCGTCGCGCCGATCGTCGGCTGGTCGACGCGGCGCCTGCTCGTCGCCGTCGGCCTGCTCGTGGCCGTCGCGGTGCCGCTCGTCGCGCTCGGGAAGTCCGTCGGCCTCGCTGGGGGGAGCGGCGCGCAGCTCGTGCTGCTCGGCATGTATCCGTTGCCCGTGTGGCTCGCGCTGGCGCTCGCGGGGATCGTCGTCGGCCGTGGCGACCTGCTCTCGGTACGGCGCGCGGTCTCGCTCGTCGGCGTCGGCGTCGTCCTGTGCATCGTCGGGTACGGCGGGGCGACGCTCCTCACGCCCGATGTGGCCGACGCCCCCGTGGTCACAGAACCGGACAGCCCGGGCTCGTCGTACGTCGAGATCCCGGGCGAGGACGTCGACCTCACCGGCTTCCGGTGCGTCCGGATCGACCCTGACGCCATGACTTGCTGGCGCGACGACGACGCGACGACGGCGCGCTCGGCCGGGTCGTCTCCCGCGAGCGCGTCGTCGGGCTCGGCCTCCGCCTCGCTCGACCGGTACGACGAGGTCGCGACCGGCGACGCGTCGTTCGGCCGGGACGGGGCTCCCGGCTGGTGGCGTCCGCCGTTCGTGCTCGACGGCGTGACCGGGGCCGCGGTCGTCACGGCTCTCGTCTCGATGGAGCCGCACACGGGCGGGCTCGGTGAGGTCGTCGGCTCGGGCGGCTTCGTGCTCGCGGTCCTCGGTCTGTGCCTGCTGCTCGGGCGTCCTCGCGTGCTGCGGCTGCTGCTCGTGCCGTTCGCGGCGCTCGGCAGCATGCCGCTCACCGTGTACTCCCTGCACATCGTCAGCTTCCTCGTGCCGCGTCTCGTCGAGCCGCCGTCGCTCCAGACGTGGCTCTGGCAGGTCGGCGCGCTCACGGCGTTCGCGACCCTCTGGTCGCTCACGCTGGGCCGGGGTCCGCTCGAGCGGCTCACCGCGCACGTCGCTGCGCGCTACGCAGTCCGGACCGTGCCGGCACCACGGCGTCGAGGGCGCGGCGGGACCCAGCGGCGCGGGCTGCCGACGCCCTAG
- a CDS encoding MFS transporter — MSTAATDPAEVVGRGPTERATTGWILKLSLAYLGINITWAGPGQVLMSPQVERLTSADAWGFFTDAKETNLAIIGFITGIFAMISAPVWGALSDRTTSRWGRRTPWIALGLVLVSVSMVLTGFARSLPALLLSWTAFQIVINAMISPVAASVPDHVPERQRGLVSGWYGLAYTLAVVVGTGLGTLATALWSGWAGITAGYLLCAAACAVAVVPFLLDRWERGVPVARAPRMTWAELRDCYRLDLRGHPDFGWAWITRFVVTLASSTALFYLYYYLQDRVGLVRDDAAVAGGGMRVSDGVLVLTAVYALATLGTVVVAGIVSDRLGRRKIFVVVSAVFIGAATLLLAFAPQFGVAVVAAVVLGLGTGVFTAVDFALVTEVLPDAEGSGRDLGIIHLAILLPNVLAPVVAAVMVTHLGGYTGLYLLSGALAVLGAVLVRNIKGAR; from the coding sequence GTGAGCACGGCTGCGACAGACCCGGCCGAGGTCGTCGGGCGCGGCCCGACCGAGCGCGCCACGACGGGCTGGATCCTCAAGCTCTCCCTCGCGTACCTCGGCATCAACATCACGTGGGCGGGGCCGGGCCAGGTCCTCATGTCGCCGCAGGTCGAGCGCCTCACCTCGGCGGACGCGTGGGGGTTCTTCACGGACGCCAAGGAGACCAACCTCGCGATCATCGGGTTCATCACAGGCATCTTCGCGATGATCTCCGCGCCCGTGTGGGGCGCGCTGTCCGACCGCACGACGAGCCGCTGGGGCCGGCGCACCCCGTGGATCGCGCTCGGTCTCGTCCTCGTGAGCGTCTCCATGGTGCTCACCGGCTTCGCGCGCTCGCTGCCCGCGCTGCTCCTGTCGTGGACGGCGTTCCAGATCGTCATCAACGCGATGATCTCGCCCGTCGCGGCATCCGTCCCGGACCACGTGCCCGAGCGGCAGCGGGGGCTCGTCTCGGGCTGGTACGGCCTCGCGTACACGCTCGCGGTCGTCGTCGGTACGGGTCTCGGCACGCTCGCGACCGCCCTGTGGTCGGGCTGGGCCGGGATCACCGCCGGGTACCTGCTGTGCGCGGCGGCGTGCGCCGTCGCCGTCGTCCCGTTCCTGCTCGACCGCTGGGAGCGCGGTGTTCCCGTCGCCCGCGCCCCCCGCATGACGTGGGCCGAGCTGCGCGACTGCTACCGGCTCGACCTGCGCGGCCACCCCGACTTCGGCTGGGCGTGGATCACGCGGTTCGTCGTGACGCTCGCGAGCTCGACCGCGCTGTTCTACCTCTACTACTACCTGCAGGACCGCGTCGGGCTCGTGCGTGACGACGCGGCCGTCGCGGGTGGCGGCATGCGCGTGAGCGACGGGGTGCTCGTCCTCACGGCCGTCTACGCGCTCGCGACGCTCGGCACCGTCGTCGTCGCGGGCATCGTCTCCGACAGGCTGGGGCGACGGAAGATCTTCGTCGTCGTCTCCGCAGTCTTCATCGGTGCCGCGACGCTGCTGCTCGCGTTCGCGCCGCAGTTCGGCGTGGCCGTCGTCGCGGCCGTCGTGCTCGGCCTCGGCACGGGCGTGTTCACGGCCGTCGACTTCGCGCTCGTCACGGAGGTCCTGCCCGACGCCGAGGGGTCCGGTCGCGACCTCGGCATCATCCACCTGGCGATCCTTCTGCCGAACGTCCTCGCGCCCGTCGTCGCGGCGGTCATGGTGACGCACCTCGGCGGGTACACGGGCCTCTACCTGCTCTCGGGCGCGCTCGCGGTGCTCGGCGCCGTGCTGGTGCGCAACATCAAGGGCGCCCGCTGA